The following coding sequences lie in one Streptomyces sp. NBC_00510 genomic window:
- a CDS encoding winged helix-turn-helix domain-containing protein, producing the protein MEFGPDDEIDADGPVTPYRQLAGILTARIARGDWEPNRAIPSEQRLVQEYGLARSTVRRAIAVLAADGLVFTVPQRGTFVTPPQ; encoded by the coding sequence ATGGAGTTTGGTCCTGACGATGAGATCGACGCCGACGGCCCGGTAACCCCCTACCGGCAACTGGCCGGGATCCTCACGGCCCGCATCGCCCGCGGCGACTGGGAACCCAACCGCGCCATCCCCTCCGAGCAACGCCTGGTACAGGAGTACGGACTCGCCCGCTCCACCGTGCGCCGCGCCATCGCCGTCCTGGCAGCCGACGGACTGGTCTTCACCGTGCCCCAACGCGGCACCTTCGTCACCCCACCGCAGTAA
- a CDS encoding Uma2 family endonuclease, whose translation MSVAAADHYGPWTVDDVLALPEDPRNRIELVGGALMMSPAPGLAHQWASHRLHVLLEQAAETAKAPVLVFDAINVLVPDGLMIPDLAVVDEGVDLSGVTVHAQDVIAVVEIASPSTRVADRKMKPALYAAAGIEHYWRLELEPAPRLYLGHLEHGAYADRLVPAGQTTAVTEPFPLDIDPAHLVKR comes from the coding sequence GTGAGCGTTGCCGCCGCTGACCATTACGGGCCGTGGACCGTGGACGATGTCCTGGCCCTGCCCGAGGACCCGCGGAACCGGATCGAGCTGGTCGGGGGCGCGCTGATGATGAGCCCCGCGCCAGGCCTTGCGCATCAGTGGGCCTCCCACCGCCTTCACGTGCTGCTGGAACAGGCCGCTGAGACCGCGAAAGCGCCGGTGCTGGTCTTCGACGCCATCAACGTTCTCGTACCGGACGGCCTGATGATCCCGGACCTGGCCGTCGTGGACGAGGGCGTGGACCTGTCCGGTGTGACCGTGCATGCCCAGGACGTCATCGCCGTCGTGGAGATCGCCTCTCCCTCCACCCGCGTCGCGGACCGGAAGATGAAGCCCGCTCTGTATGCGGCAGCGGGTATCGAGCACTACTGGCGCCTGGAACTGGAGCCCGCTCCGCGGCTGTACCTCGGGCACCTTGAGCACGGCGCCTACGCCGACCGGCTGGTCCCAGCCGGCCAGACCACGGCGGTCACCGAGCCGTTCCCCCTGGACATCGACCCCGCCCACCTGGTGAAGCGGTAA
- a CDS encoding Fic family protein — protein sequence MLYPTPSLSRDDERVLASIDEMRSALRDQVRSMPSRQVQRLRTFLTADAVAASNSIEGFKVATVDVEDLIEGERDVEVSEENREETLALHRMMTYIHTLHDSADFTYSKSFLNALHWMLQGHRHTPRKPAGQWRRGPVYVTDARDPSIAAYTAPDAEAVPALMQELVDWLGTDDATHSLVRAAMAHLHLVSIHPWADGNGRMSRSLQTLLIAREGVLAPEFSSIEAWLGRPGNTWEYYRELARRGPQYLPDQDVAGWIRFNLTAYHQQAQTVQGRLTRAGKVWEELADFAQHAGLDERTITALHHVAMAGRVRRSRYESAEGLSLQQAQRDLRDLVTAQVLTPVGRTRARYYTAGDRFPQQALDISATPMTLTDPYTPTG from the coding sequence ATGCTGTACCCCACGCCTTCCCTCAGCCGTGACGACGAGCGTGTCCTCGCCTCCATCGACGAGATGCGCTCGGCCCTGCGTGACCAGGTGCGTTCCATGCCGTCCCGGCAGGTCCAGCGCCTGCGTACGTTTCTGACCGCCGATGCTGTGGCGGCGTCCAACTCCATCGAGGGTTTCAAGGTCGCCACCGTGGACGTGGAAGACCTGATAGAGGGCGAGCGGGACGTGGAGGTCTCCGAGGAGAACCGGGAGGAGACCCTCGCTCTGCACCGGATGATGACCTACATCCACACGCTGCACGACTCGGCCGACTTCACCTACAGCAAGAGCTTTCTCAACGCCCTGCACTGGATGCTCCAAGGGCACCGCCACACCCCACGCAAACCTGCCGGACAGTGGCGTCGCGGCCCCGTCTACGTCACCGACGCCCGCGACCCGAGTATCGCCGCCTACACCGCCCCCGACGCCGAAGCAGTCCCCGCGCTCATGCAGGAACTGGTCGACTGGCTGGGCACCGATGACGCCACCCACTCCCTGGTCCGGGCCGCCATGGCGCACCTGCATCTGGTGTCCATTCACCCGTGGGCCGACGGCAACGGCCGGATGTCCCGCTCGCTGCAAACCTTGTTGATCGCGCGGGAAGGGGTCTTGGCTCCGGAGTTCTCCTCCATCGAGGCGTGGCTCGGACGGCCGGGCAATACCTGGGAGTACTACCGGGAACTCGCCCGCCGCGGCCCCCAGTACCTGCCCGACCAGGACGTCGCCGGCTGGATCCGCTTCAACCTGACCGCCTATCACCAGCAGGCCCAGACAGTACAGGGCCGGCTGACCCGGGCCGGAAAGGTCTGGGAGGAACTCGCCGACTTCGCCCAGCACGCCGGCCTCGACGAACGCACCATCACCGCCCTCCACCACGTCGCCATGGCGGGACGAGTACGCCGCTCCCGCTACGAAAGCGCCGAAGGCCTCAGCCTGCAACAGGCCCAGCGCGACCTGCGCGACCTGGTCACCGCCCAGGTCCTCACCCCCGTCGGCCGCACCCGAGCCCGCTACTACACCGCCGGCGACCGCTTCCCGCAACAGGCACTGGACATCTCCGCCACCCCCATGACCCTCACCGACCCCTACACCCCCACCGGCTGA
- a CDS encoding replication-relaxation family protein, producing the protein MTGSRRWPYGSTARVRGLVLLALGVVKVATAGQLRQLVLPGTADVQTVRNACKDLKAAGLVESVGSANRPGRSGRPVAEQVWNLTTAGLAAAAGELGRPPKEMGGTAREAAKAGAAHALKVTDTIDAFCQSPPQPTHPIPRRSPRRADEARPVSAGPAPTETPAQSAGPATGTQPAPAVQPGSRPVSARPRGLGTLRGWTTEVILPVTGTFTTPGRGSLRADAVLTAPQDQLPVLFVEVDNHTEPAAVLADKIARYHRFFQRTVNGHRVGDDVPLWSTRWDDSGRGGYPPLAIVFTKRVNPQVLQRRISEVARLSAPYWQGTWHTGPYTDASGKPDGWRTYDFTVPVVTTTLDQLAADGPHGPVWWRFGHSVHEALIAALANPDDHRAYSRRDEQRRAARQAAEQARLAAEEARWKREQRRRQAAMWPCPACGTDVHPDDYNDGQSDGLARGAECPSCRSQRERRDRERAEAEAEWERERRGNGLFGWLRG; encoded by the coding sequence GTGACGGGGAGCAGGCGGTGGCCGTATGGGTCGACGGCCCGGGTGCGGGGTCTGGTGCTGCTGGCGCTGGGGGTGGTGAAGGTCGCCACGGCCGGGCAGCTGCGGCAGCTGGTGCTGCCGGGGACGGCGGATGTGCAGACGGTCCGCAATGCATGCAAGGACCTGAAGGCGGCGGGGCTGGTGGAGTCGGTGGGCTCGGCCAACCGGCCCGGCCGGTCGGGCAGGCCGGTGGCGGAGCAGGTGTGGAACCTGACTACGGCGGGGCTGGCGGCGGCCGCCGGCGAACTCGGCCGCCCGCCGAAGGAGATGGGCGGCACGGCGCGGGAGGCGGCGAAGGCCGGTGCCGCGCACGCGCTGAAGGTGACCGACACCATCGACGCGTTCTGCCAGTCACCGCCGCAACCCACCCACCCCATCCCCCGCCGCAGCCCTCGCCGTGCTGACGAAGCCAGGCCCGTAAGCGCCGGGCCCGCCCCAACGGAAACCCCCGCCCAAAGCGCCGGGCCTGCCACCGGCACCCAGCCCGCCCCTGCAGTCCAGCCGGGGTCACGGCCGGTATCCGCCCGGCCTCGCGGCCTGGGCACCCTGCGCGGCTGGACGACGGAAGTGATCCTCCCGGTCACCGGAACCTTCACCACGCCCGGCAGGGGCAGCCTGCGGGCCGACGCGGTGCTGACGGCACCACAGGACCAGCTGCCGGTGCTGTTCGTGGAGGTCGACAACCACACCGAACCGGCAGCCGTGCTGGCGGACAAGATCGCCCGCTACCACCGCTTCTTCCAGCGCACCGTCAACGGCCACCGCGTAGGGGACGACGTCCCGCTGTGGTCGACACGATGGGACGACTCCGGCCGCGGCGGCTACCCGCCGCTGGCGATCGTCTTCACCAAACGCGTCAACCCCCAAGTCCTGCAGCGCCGCATCAGCGAAGTGGCCCGCCTCTCGGCCCCGTACTGGCAGGGCACCTGGCACACCGGCCCCTACACCGACGCTTCGGGCAAGCCAGACGGCTGGCGCACCTACGACTTCACGGTGCCCGTGGTCACCACCACCTTGGACCAGTTGGCCGCTGACGGCCCGCACGGCCCGGTGTGGTGGCGCTTCGGCCACAGCGTCCACGAGGCGCTGATCGCCGCCCTGGCCAACCCGGACGACCACCGCGCCTACAGCCGGCGCGACGAGCAGCGGCGCGCCGCCCGCCAGGCCGCCGAACAAGCCCGCCTCGCCGCCGAGGAGGCCCGCTGGAAACGAGAACAACGCCGCCGCCAGGCAGCAATGTGGCCCTGCCCGGCCTGCGGCACCGACGTCCATCCCGACGACTACAACGACGGGCAGAGCGACGGCCTGGCGCGCGGAGCCGAGTGCCCGTCCTGCCGCAGCCAGCGTGAGCGCCGTGACCGGGAGAGGGCCGAGGCGGAAGCGGAGTGGGAACGAGAGCGGCGTGGCAACGGACTGTTCGGTTGGCTTCGCGGTTGA
- a CDS encoding GntR family transcriptional regulator, whose translation MSGPVIRIDTSSHVPPYEQIRAQLAALITSLRLPEGERLPTVRQLAADLGLAPGTVARAYRELEAASLITSRRGAGTRVASLPLSATAPDPAALAELARRFVTEAGELGADKEIMLEAVREALEQRP comes from the coding sequence GTGAGCGGCCCCGTCATCCGGATCGACACCTCGAGCCATGTCCCGCCGTACGAGCAGATCCGCGCGCAACTCGCCGCCCTGATCACCTCGCTCCGTCTCCCGGAGGGTGAGCGTCTGCCGACGGTACGGCAGCTGGCGGCCGATCTGGGCCTGGCGCCTGGAACGGTGGCCAGGGCCTACCGTGAACTGGAAGCCGCGTCCCTGATCACCAGCCGCCGCGGGGCGGGGACACGGGTGGCATCGCTCCCCTTGTCCGCCACCGCTCCGGACCCGGCCGCACTGGCCGAACTGGCTCGGCGGTTCGTCACCGAGGCGGGGGAGCTCGGTGCAGACAAGGAGATCATGCTGGAGGCGGTACGTGAGGCACTGGAGCAGCGGCCGTAG
- a CDS encoding type II toxin-antitoxin system RelE/ParE family toxin, with product MSYEVIWEPEALAQAERFAKDDPDGVRQVFAAVDHLAVDPRPDGAFGQADVLRIHIGAYRVMYEISEQQIRVSVIHLGRVR from the coding sequence GTGAGCTACGAGGTCATTTGGGAGCCCGAGGCCCTCGCCCAGGCAGAACGCTTCGCCAAGGACGACCCCGACGGTGTACGCCAGGTGTTCGCCGCCGTCGACCACCTCGCCGTAGACCCACGCCCCGACGGCGCGTTCGGCCAAGCCGACGTGCTGCGCATCCACATCGGCGCGTACCGCGTGATGTACGAGATCAGCGAGCAGCAGATCCGCGTCAGCGTCATCCATCTCGGACGCGTGCGCTGA
- a CDS encoding type II toxin-antitoxin system Phd/YefM family antitoxin — MTETTYSIVEARARLGAIAREVSATREPVAITDHGQTVAILVSPADALELQELRALASYRARQARGEDAGVSHEEAYRRIFGEGKA, encoded by the coding sequence ATGACGGAGACGACGTACTCGATCGTGGAAGCCCGGGCTCGCCTCGGTGCCATCGCCCGCGAGGTCAGCGCCACCCGCGAACCGGTCGCCATCACCGACCACGGCCAGACCGTCGCCATACTCGTCAGCCCTGCCGACGCCCTGGAACTGCAGGAACTGCGGGCCCTGGCTTCTTACCGGGCGCGCCAGGCCCGGGGTGAGGACGCCGGCGTTTCGCACGAGGAGGCCTACCGGCGGATCTTCGGCGAGGGCAAGGCGTGA